A stretch of the Vibrio sp. HB236076 genome encodes the following:
- the rnb gene encoding exoribonuclease II: protein MFQDNALLAQLKQQIQETLPKKEGTIKATEKGFGFLEVDHKTSFFIPPPYMKKVLHGDKVMAVIRTENEKEVAEPQELLEPSMPRFIGRIKMFKGRLNVAPDHPQMKKVSLKARPKKGLNESDFAEGDWVVATLTRHPLKGDNGFFVEITQKITDADDKIAPWWVTLAQNDLPNSEPKGLDEWALNDDEALERVDATHIPFVTIDGASTKDMDDALYAEQLDNGDFKLSIAIADPTAYISPDDEMDKVARQRGYTIYLPGRNIPMLPRDLADDLCSLIENEHRPALCCTVTVDKDGVIKDDIAFFAATIKSHARLIYDEVSDWLENGSCETWSPNETISQVVETLYAFSKARAHWRETHAVVFPDRPDYRFELSEDNDVIAIHADMRRTANRLVEESMITANICAGRILERQFGTGVFNTHLGFKEEKIADVIELVNPEGTLEFTQESIKELEGFAALRRWLGQQETSYLDNRIRKMQAYSEVGNQPLPHYAMGLPVYATWTSPIRKYGDMINHRMLKAHILQKEPVQVPDDQVGEELALHRKHHKIAERNVSDWLYARTLANAPVEQTPFQAEIFDINRAGARVRLLENGASAFIPGSQICSNKQRLECNNDNGTISLDKAVILKLGDTLPVHLIEVNQESRSLVAKPIEVYASEETQPEPAQESEK from the coding sequence ATGTTCCAAGACAACGCGCTACTTGCACAACTCAAACAACAGATTCAAGAGACCCTGCCAAAAAAGGAAGGGACGATTAAAGCGACAGAGAAAGGCTTTGGTTTTCTTGAAGTTGACCATAAAACCAGTTTCTTTATCCCGCCTCCTTACATGAAGAAAGTCCTTCATGGTGATAAAGTCATGGCCGTCATTCGCACCGAGAACGAGAAGGAAGTGGCTGAGCCTCAAGAACTGCTCGAGCCTTCGATGCCGCGTTTTATCGGCCGTATCAAGATGTTTAAAGGCCGCTTAAACGTCGCGCCCGATCACCCGCAAATGAAGAAAGTGTCTTTGAAGGCTCGTCCTAAAAAGGGACTGAATGAGTCTGACTTTGCTGAAGGCGACTGGGTAGTGGCTACGCTTACCCGCCACCCGTTGAAAGGCGACAATGGCTTTTTTGTCGAGATCACGCAGAAAATCACCGACGCTGACGATAAAATTGCCCCTTGGTGGGTGACATTGGCGCAAAATGATTTGCCCAACAGTGAGCCAAAGGGTCTTGATGAATGGGCACTCAATGACGACGAAGCACTCGAGCGCGTCGACGCAACCCACATCCCTTTTGTGACCATTGATGGCGCGTCCACCAAAGATATGGACGATGCGCTTTACGCAGAGCAACTCGACAACGGTGATTTTAAATTATCAATCGCGATCGCTGATCCGACGGCTTACATCTCACCAGATGATGAAATGGACAAAGTGGCTCGCCAGCGTGGATATACCATTTACCTGCCAGGTCGTAACATTCCCATGTTGCCTCGCGATTTGGCCGATGACCTCTGTTCATTGATCGAGAACGAACATCGCCCAGCGCTTTGCTGTACGGTCACCGTAGACAAAGACGGCGTGATCAAAGACGATATTGCGTTCTTTGCCGCAACCATTAAATCGCATGCTCGTTTGATTTACGATGAAGTGTCTGATTGGCTCGAAAACGGCAGCTGTGAAACCTGGTCTCCAAACGAGACGATTTCCCAAGTCGTCGAAACCTTATACGCGTTCTCCAAAGCTCGTGCCCACTGGCGTGAGACTCATGCGGTCGTCTTCCCTGATCGCCCAGACTATCGCTTTGAACTCAGTGAAGACAACGATGTGATTGCGATTCACGCCGATATGCGCCGCACGGCCAACCGCCTGGTTGAAGAGTCGATGATCACCGCGAACATCTGTGCTGGTCGTATTCTTGAGCGTCAATTCGGTACGGGCGTCTTTAATACCCACCTTGGCTTTAAGGAAGAAAAAATTGCCGATGTGATTGAGCTTGTTAACCCAGAAGGCACGCTTGAATTTACTCAAGAAAGCATAAAAGAGCTTGAAGGGTTTGCTGCGCTTCGTCGTTGGTTAGGCCAACAAGAGACCAGCTACCTAGACAACCGCATTCGCAAAATGCAAGCTTACTCGGAAGTTGGCAACCAACCGCTACCTCATTACGCGATGGGCTTACCCGTGTATGCGACGTGGACCTCACCTATCCGTAAATACGGCGATATGATCAACCATCGTATGCTCAAAGCACACATCTTACAAAAAGAGCCGGTACAAGTACCAGATGATCAGGTCGGTGAAGAACTGGCTTTGCACCGCAAACACCATAAAATTGCCGAGCGCAATGTGTCTGATTGGTTGTACGCCCGTACTTTGGCCAACGCACCGGTTGAGCAAACACCGTTCCAAGCGGAAATTTTTGACATTAACCGCGCAGGGGCTCGCGTACGCCTACTAGAAAACGGCGCCAGTGCCTTTATTCCTGGCTCGCAAATTTGCAGCAATAAGCAGCGCCTAGAGTGTAACAACGACAATGGCACTATCTCACTCGATAAAGCCGTGATCCTCAAACTCGGTGATACTTTGCCAGTGCACTTGATTGAGGTCAATCAGGAAAGCCGTAGCTTAGTGGCAAAACCTATCGAAGTGTATGCCAGTGAAGAGACTCAACCCGAGCCGGCGCAAGAATCAGAGAAGTAA
- a CDS encoding phosphate ABC transporter substrate-binding protein, with protein MKSSLLLTLSLIITSSPFAAAAKTITVSGSTSVARIMDVLAESYEKQNPEHSIAVQAVDSSAGITLVNKGVVPIGMSSRYLTEAEKEPSMVVETLAYDGLAVVVNKANPIDNLTEKQLFNIYQGKITNWSELGGPDKKIAVVTREASSGSRYSFETLLGLTQIINEQLVSNANPGNLVVNSNGMMKTLVSNNPQSIGFISLGSVDQSVKALKFNGIEASNRNIANQSYGLIRPFIILYHHDRLDEEARAFIDYLHSKEAKQLMNDYGYSANKTAVQ; from the coding sequence ATGAAATCGTCGTTACTGCTCACGTTAAGTCTTATTATTACCAGTTCACCTTTTGCCGCTGCGGCCAAAACCATAACGGTTTCAGGCTCAACCTCCGTGGCCAGAATTATGGATGTACTCGCAGAAAGCTATGAAAAGCAAAATCCAGAGCACAGTATTGCCGTTCAGGCCGTCGATTCAAGTGCCGGGATTACACTGGTTAACAAAGGCGTGGTGCCGATTGGAATGAGCTCTCGCTATCTGACCGAGGCAGAAAAAGAGCCTTCAATGGTGGTGGAAACGCTTGCCTATGACGGCCTAGCGGTTGTCGTTAACAAAGCCAACCCTATCGATAACCTCACAGAAAAACAGCTATTTAACATCTATCAAGGTAAGATCACCAATTGGTCAGAGCTCGGCGGCCCTGATAAGAAAATTGCGGTCGTGACTCGCGAAGCGTCTTCTGGCTCTCGTTATAGCTTTGAGACCTTACTTGGCCTGACTCAAATCATCAATGAACAATTGGTTTCCAATGCCAACCCGGGTAACTTGGTGGTCAACAGCAATGGCATGATGAAAACCCTGGTCAGTAACAACCCACAATCGATCGGGTTTATCTCACTTGGCTCTGTCGATCAATCCGTTAAAGCCTTAAAATTTAATGGTATTGAAGCCTCCAATCGCAACATTGCCAATCAAAGCTATGGCTTGATTCGCCCTTTCATCATTCTCTATCATCACGACCGCCTCGATGAAGAAGCACGTGCCTTCATCGATTACTTACACAGTAAAGAAGCCAAGCAACTGATGAATGACTACGGTTACAGCGCCAATAAAACCGCTGTTCAATAA
- a CDS encoding MaoC family dehydratase: protein MKVTNLFKHKVDAFSNHHAEFMNRMPPTLREYWSDFLTKAQGSALFARIRDHQAPAVNEDAPVEAPIVMKPETRAVFDQLNEKIDQVIHTGDWLDVSQERINQFASVTDDNQWIHTDPERAAQESPFKTTVAHGFLTLALLPRLTDAVDPEQNQFPTAKVVVNMGLNQVRFPYPVKAGSRVRAVSTLKKVTPVKKGLEIEREIKVEIEGVRRPGAVVISVIQLHF, encoded by the coding sequence ATGAAAGTCACCAATCTTTTTAAACACAAAGTGGATGCGTTTTCTAACCATCACGCCGAGTTTATGAACAGGATGCCTCCAACGCTGCGCGAATATTGGAGTGACTTTTTAACCAAAGCTCAAGGAAGTGCTTTGTTTGCTCGCATCCGTGATCACCAAGCTCCAGCGGTGAACGAGGACGCACCAGTAGAAGCGCCAATCGTGATGAAACCGGAAACACGAGCGGTTTTCGATCAATTGAACGAAAAAATCGATCAAGTGATCCACACGGGCGACTGGTTGGATGTGAGCCAAGAGCGTATTAATCAATTTGCATCGGTAACGGATGATAACCAATGGATACATACTGATCCAGAGCGTGCCGCCCAGGAATCACCGTTTAAAACGACGGTTGCCCATGGTTTTTTAACGCTGGCATTATTACCGCGTTTAACCGATGCGGTCGATCCTGAGCAAAACCAGTTCCCAACCGCGAAAGTGGTGGTGAACATGGGCTTAAATCAAGTGCGTTTCCCGTACCCGGTAAAAGCCGGCAGTCGAGTTCGCGCCGTCAGTACGCTTAAAAAAGTGACACCAGTTAAGAAAGGCTTAGAAATAGAAAGAGAAATTAAAGTAGAAATCGAAGGTGTTCGCCGTCCTGGTGCGGTGGTGATTTCTGTTATCCAACTTCATTTTTAA
- the artM gene encoding arginine ABC transporter permease ArtM — translation MFNPTYLSPLFDGLYTSLGLTAAALAVGGVIAITMTIVFSLKLAYLTPLLRGFIVLFTGTPLLVQIFLIYYGPGQFDWIKSSVFWHWLREPWFCAMLALALNTAAYSSQLFYGAVKAIPQGQWQACYALGMNKQQTLRVVLPYALKRAIPAYSNEVILVFKGTSLASTITIMDVMGYAQRLNAQTYDTLVIFSMAGVFYLLVNGGLTLLFRGLEKRLLQFEASR, via the coding sequence ATGTTTAATCCAACCTACTTGTCGCCGTTATTCGACGGGCTTTATACCAGTTTGGGTTTGACGGCCGCGGCCTTGGCGGTCGGAGGCGTGATAGCCATTACCATGACTATAGTGTTTAGCTTGAAACTGGCTTATCTGACCCCTTTGTTGCGCGGTTTTATTGTGCTGTTTACCGGTACGCCCTTGTTGGTGCAGATCTTTTTGATCTATTACGGCCCAGGCCAGTTTGATTGGATCAAGTCCAGTGTCTTTTGGCATTGGTTAAGAGAGCCCTGGTTTTGCGCCATGTTGGCCTTGGCGTTAAATACCGCCGCTTACAGCAGCCAACTTTTCTATGGGGCGGTCAAAGCGATTCCTCAAGGCCAGTGGCAGGCTTGTTATGCATTGGGGATGAACAAACAGCAAACCTTGCGCGTTGTCTTGCCCTACGCGTTGAAACGGGCGATACCGGCTTACTCAAATGAAGTCATCTTGGTGTTTAAAGGCACTTCTTTAGCAAGCACGATTACCATTATGGATGTAATGGGCTATGCGCAACGCTTAAATGCCCAGACTTATGACACCTTAGTGATCTTCTCTATGGCCGGGGTATTTTACCTTTTGGTCAATGGCGGTTTGACACTGCTATTTAGAGGTCTAGAAAAACGACTTTTGCAGTTTGAAGCGTCGCGATAG
- the artQ gene encoding arginine ABC transporter permease ArtQ, with translation MELLGYSQALLNATWITVHLAFTSLVVGLVLAVIFALGESSKLAPVRWLTSAWVTVIRGLPELLVVLFIFFGSSQILFYLTGEYVEVSPFICGVIALALIFASYASQTLRGALKAVPKGQLESCQALGLSPGYSFRRIIFPQALRHALPGLTNQWLVLLKDTALISLIGVTDLLKQAQLTAAATHQSFTWYAIIAVIYLVITLLTQKGIDKLNHRYQLNEANY, from the coding sequence ATGGAACTGTTGGGCTATAGCCAAGCCTTGTTAAACGCCACGTGGATCACCGTCCACCTGGCGTTTACCAGTTTGGTGGTTGGGTTAGTACTGGCGGTGATATTTGCGCTTGGTGAGTCGAGTAAATTAGCTCCTGTGCGCTGGTTGACATCGGCGTGGGTGACTGTGATTCGCGGGCTGCCAGAGCTGCTGGTCGTGCTGTTTATCTTTTTTGGCTCGTCGCAGATCCTGTTTTATCTCACTGGCGAATATGTTGAGGTGAGTCCCTTTATTTGCGGTGTGATTGCCTTGGCGTTGATTTTTGCCTCCTATGCCTCACAAACGTTGCGCGGCGCTTTGAAAGCGGTCCCCAAAGGACAATTAGAATCGTGCCAAGCATTAGGGCTTAGCCCAGGGTATAGCTTTAGGCGGATCATCTTCCCACAAGCACTTCGTCATGCTTTACCGGGGTTGACCAACCAATGGTTAGTTCTGTTAAAAGATACGGCATTGATTTCTCTGATTGGGGTGACGGACTTATTGAAACAAGCGCAGTTGACCGCGGCGGCCACCCACCAAAGTTTTACTTGGTATGCAATTATTGCCGTCATCTATCTGGTCATTACTCTGCTAACGCAAAAAGGCATCGATAAACTCAATCATCGATACCAGCTCAATGAGGCCAATTACTGA
- a CDS encoding arginine ABC transporter substrate-binding protein has translation MKKLFIATAIAVVSTSAMAQEKIRFAMEATYAPFEYMDKNNQIQGFDVDLANAICAEIKASCTFSNQSFDSLIPALKFKRYDAAISAMDITEERLKQVAFSDPYYDNAAAFVTSNSTITSTEQLKSKRVGVQNGSTHQSYLIEQTPGVIAVPYSSYQDAFIDMQNGRVDAVFGDTAVVAEWFKQNDSLHYVGQPVTNKTYFGNGFGIAVNKDSQALLKQLNQGLAAVKANGTYQKIYQQYFGQ, from the coding sequence ATGAAAAAATTATTCATTGCTACTGCGATTGCCGTTGTTAGTACATCAGCAATGGCGCAAGAAAAAATCCGTTTCGCAATGGAAGCGACTTACGCCCCGTTCGAATACATGGATAAAAACAACCAAATTCAGGGCTTCGATGTTGATCTGGCCAATGCAATCTGCGCGGAAATTAAAGCGAGCTGTACCTTTTCAAACCAATCTTTTGACAGCTTGATCCCAGCGTTAAAATTTAAGCGCTACGACGCCGCAATTTCTGCCATGGATATTACCGAAGAGCGTCTTAAGCAAGTGGCGTTTTCAGACCCTTACTACGACAATGCCGCGGCCTTTGTCACCAGCAACAGCACCATTACGTCTACAGAGCAACTTAAGAGCAAACGCGTTGGCGTTCAAAACGGTTCAACTCACCAAAGCTACTTAATTGAACAAACTCCAGGTGTGATTGCCGTTCCTTATTCAAGCTACCAAGATGCCTTTATCGACATGCAAAACGGCCGTGTGGACGCCGTCTTTGGCGATACTGCTGTTGTCGCAGAGTGGTTTAAGCAAAATGATTCGCTTCACTACGTGGGACAACCTGTGACCAATAAAACCTACTTTGGTAATGGTTTCGGTATCGCAGTCAACAAAGACAGCCAAGCACTACTCAAGCAGCTTAACCAAGGTCTCGCGGCGGTAAAAGCCAACGGCACTTATCAAAAAATTTACCAGCAGTACTTCGGTCAGTAA
- the artP gene encoding arginine ABC transporter ATP-binding protein ArtP — MGIKAHNLNKYYGEHQVIDNVSFHCDKGDTLVLLGPSGAGKSSLLRVLNLLENAQGGHLSVAGQAFDFAQPIDNKSGQALRKNVGMVFQQYHLWPHLTVLDNLIEAPIKVLGLTKEAAQQQALDILASLNLAEKAKAWPLQLSGGQQQRVAIARALMMKPQVLLFDEPTAALDPEITSQVVKIIKDLSKTGITQVVVTHEVDFAKKIASHVLYLEQGKVVEFGDHTHFTHPQTKQFADYLTH; from the coding sequence ATGGGCATCAAAGCGCACAATCTCAACAAGTATTACGGTGAGCACCAAGTCATCGACAATGTCAGCTTCCATTGCGACAAAGGAGACACCTTGGTTTTACTGGGCCCAAGTGGCGCGGGCAAAAGTTCTTTACTGCGCGTGCTCAACTTGTTGGAAAACGCACAAGGCGGTCACTTGAGTGTCGCCGGTCAAGCATTTGATTTCGCTCAACCCATCGATAACAAAAGCGGTCAAGCTCTGCGTAAAAATGTCGGCATGGTGTTTCAGCAGTACCACTTGTGGCCGCATCTCACCGTACTCGACAATTTAATTGAAGCACCGATCAAAGTCTTGGGACTGACAAAAGAAGCGGCGCAGCAGCAAGCGCTCGATATTTTGGCCAGCCTTAACTTAGCAGAGAAAGCTAAAGCCTGGCCTTTGCAATTATCTGGCGGGCAACAGCAAAGGGTGGCCATTGCACGTGCGTTGATGATGAAACCGCAAGTTTTGCTGTTTGACGAGCCAACTGCGGCACTTGATCCGGAAATCACCTCACAAGTGGTGAAGATCATAAAAGATCTGAGTAAAACGGGCATCACTCAAGTGGTTGTAACACACGAAGTTGATTTTGCTAAAAAAATTGCCAGTCATGTGCTATATCTTGAACAGGGTAAAGTGGTTGAATTTGGCGATCACACCCATTTTACTCACCCACAAACCAAACAGTTTGCTGATTACTTAACCCATTAA
- a CDS encoding TonB-dependent receptor produces the protein MKLRSSQVAIKVSPLAIAVASALFTGAVITPSAQAKTADQTLDTITVTGEKMGRSLQETTSAVTVITEDDLAHSNETVSDIATSAPNVNYEGFGNLAIRGVSGSGAALGGVAFYTGSKSRISTVIDGDSSAWSGYSYLSSGIWDTKQVEVLRGPQSMTQGTNSIGGALVVETNDPTFDWESAVRVGAERYENSNTTQNLAVMVSGPIIDDELAFRIAFDGEKGDTWLNYAQANTELDDGPDVEALQNSNLRAKFLWQPSDMPKLQAKLTLTNSRSQGEFTSWANDSDSGFSTQTQTLGDGSAWDDVRLQNSDQSGIATDIDYAVSDRTTNSTHLSYRYTNIYFYTYPSASVTLDQGLHKINFENRTLYKGETFDGLLGVYLSREEEKLNISGTSSIGADGTTNTAAIYGQGGYDVTDDLQVTLGARVQHDAIDRDFSGSNARFSTSYDEGVDDTVLLPKLALSYALSPRTTWGASVQRGYNAGGGGAEFSTGDYDYYTFEKETSISYETGIKSQLSANLNVAANLFYNDFDGYQAYTDGYIVNIDKAHTYGAELEAKYWATADLELRSSMGLLSSKVDNSDSSSLGDELTFAPDFNASLGFTQYLTDNLSLGGNVNYVGEYYSDVANSEDLTAGDYTTANVKLQYLYGPLTFDAYVNNLTDEDVVYFKQNSGTSYRASVGQTRTMGLMVTYKM, from the coding sequence ATGAAACTTAGGAGTTCTCAAGTGGCGATCAAAGTTAGTCCCTTAGCCATTGCAGTGGCATCGGCACTTTTTACTGGCGCAGTGATCACGCCTTCTGCACAGGCAAAAACCGCTGATCAAACTTTGGATACCATTACTGTCACCGGTGAGAAAATGGGGCGTTCTTTGCAAGAAACCACCTCAGCCGTCACCGTGATTACCGAAGACGATCTTGCCCACAGCAATGAGACGGTTTCTGACATTGCGACGTCAGCGCCGAACGTCAACTATGAAGGCTTTGGCAACCTAGCTATCCGCGGTGTCAGTGGCAGTGGTGCTGCTCTTGGTGGTGTTGCTTTTTATACCGGCTCAAAAAGTCGAATCTCAACCGTCATTGACGGCGACAGTAGCGCTTGGTCTGGTTACAGTTACCTGTCTAGCGGTATTTGGGATACTAAGCAGGTTGAGGTGCTACGTGGTCCTCAATCGATGACACAAGGCACCAACTCAATCGGTGGTGCTTTGGTTGTGGAGACCAATGATCCGACCTTTGATTGGGAATCGGCCGTAAGAGTTGGTGCTGAGCGTTATGAAAATAGCAATACCACACAAAACCTGGCAGTGATGGTGTCTGGGCCAATCATCGACGACGAATTGGCGTTTCGCATTGCCTTTGATGGTGAAAAAGGGGACACCTGGCTCAATTATGCTCAAGCGAATACCGAGCTCGATGATGGCCCAGATGTCGAGGCACTGCAAAATAGTAATTTAAGAGCGAAATTTTTATGGCAGCCTTCAGATATGCCGAAGCTACAGGCGAAACTGACTCTGACCAACTCTCGCTCTCAAGGTGAATTTACCAGCTGGGCGAATGATTCCGATAGCGGCTTTAGTACTCAGACGCAAACACTCGGCGATGGCAGTGCGTGGGATGATGTGCGCTTACAAAACTCGGATCAAAGCGGGATTGCCACCGATATCGATTATGCCGTATCAGATCGTACGACTAACTCGACACACTTAAGTTACCGTTATACGAATATCTATTTTTATACTTATCCCAGTGCGAGCGTAACGCTTGACCAAGGCCTACATAAAATAAACTTTGAAAATAGAACCTTGTACAAGGGGGAGACTTTTGACGGCCTGTTGGGCGTTTACCTGTCTAGAGAAGAAGAGAAGTTAAATATTTCTGGTACCAGCTCAATCGGTGCCGACGGAACAACGAATACGGCGGCGATTTATGGTCAAGGTGGCTATGATGTGACAGATGATTTACAAGTTACGCTCGGCGCCCGTGTTCAGCACGATGCTATCGACCGCGACTTTAGCGGTAGCAACGCTAGGTTTAGTACTTCCTACGATGAAGGGGTTGATGACACCGTATTACTGCCTAAGTTGGCGTTGAGTTATGCTCTGTCTCCACGCACGACATGGGGAGCATCAGTCCAACGTGGTTACAATGCCGGCGGCGGCGGCGCTGAGTTCTCTACGGGTGATTATGATTACTATACGTTTGAAAAAGAAACCTCGATTTCTTATGAAACAGGGATTAAGAGTCAACTCTCCGCCAACCTCAATGTGGCCGCAAACTTGTTCTATAACGACTTTGATGGCTATCAAGCGTACACCGATGGCTATATTGTCAACATTGATAAAGCACATACCTATGGCGCTGAACTCGAGGCCAAATATTGGGCAACCGCTGACCTAGAGTTGCGTTCAAGCATGGGGCTACTTAGCAGTAAGGTCGATAACTCAGATTCCAGTAGTCTCGGTGATGAGCTAACGTTTGCACCAGACTTTAATGCCTCACTTGGCTTCACTCAGTACCTGACAGACAACCTGTCACTTGGCGGCAATGTGAATTACGTTGGCGAATACTACTCGGATGTGGCGAACTCGGAAGACTTAACCGCAGGCGACTACACAACCGCCAATGTGAAACTGCAGTACCTATACGGTCCATTGACCTTTGATGCCTACGTCAACAACTTAACCGATGAAGATGTTGTCTACTTTAAGCAAAACTCTGGTACCAGTTATCGCGCCTCGGTCGGCCAAACTCGCACGATGGGCTTAATGGTTACGTATAAGATGTAA
- a CDS encoding cold-shock protein: MSNTVTGTVKWFNETKGFGFIQQENGPDVFAHFSAIQGDGFRTLVEGQKVEFVISQGQKGPQAESIKVI, encoded by the coding sequence ATGTCTAACACAGTTACTGGTACCGTAAAGTGGTTCAACGAAACTAAAGGTTTTGGTTTTATTCAACAAGAAAATGGCCCAGACGTATTTGCACACTTCTCTGCAATCCAAGGTGACGGTTTCCGTACTCTTGTTGAAGGTCAAAAAGTTGAATTCGTTATCTCTCAAGGTCAAAAAGGCCCACAAGCTGAGAGCATCAAAGTTATCTAA
- a CDS encoding OmpA family protein: MKNIALLSLAFLTACSQTSQWLQGPSMLSVAPKNSQEVMYPEWGEAPVSHSQSTQKTVVSVSTQMTEYSSTTNGQASPHLGSLNHAELESALQQMGITYQVQPGNTLVIHLPKLLQFKTDSATIAPTAKEKLDRLGNYLAPRKNITIVIGGNADDRGSYTYNNTLSELRAGQVEKRLLLSNIEPTRVFTKGYGEFLPLCPAKTAEARACNRRVDLWLILDK; the protein is encoded by the coding sequence ATGAAAAACATCGCTTTATTGAGCTTGGCTTTTTTAACGGCATGCAGCCAAACCTCTCAATGGCTGCAAGGGCCATCGATGTTGTCTGTCGCGCCGAAAAACAGTCAAGAGGTGATGTATCCTGAGTGGGGAGAAGCGCCGGTATCTCACTCGCAAAGCACTCAGAAAACCGTGGTCTCGGTCTCAACACAGATGACGGAATACTCAAGCACCACAAACGGCCAAGCAAGTCCTCACCTCGGGTCACTCAATCACGCCGAGTTAGAAAGTGCACTGCAACAAATGGGCATTACCTACCAAGTTCAGCCAGGGAACACCTTGGTGATTCATTTGCCAAAGCTGCTCCAATTTAAAACCGACTCTGCGACGATCGCGCCAACGGCGAAAGAGAAACTCGATCGTTTGGGCAATTACTTGGCGCCACGTAAAAATATCACCATAGTGATTGGTGGTAATGCCGATGACCGAGGCAGTTACACCTATAACAATACCCTATCGGAGTTGCGTGCAGGGCAAGTGGAAAAACGCTTGTTATTAAGCAATATCGAGCCCACTCGAGTGTTTACCAAAGGCTATGGTGAGTTTTTGCCTCTTTGTCCGGCGAAAACCGCTGAAGCAAGAGCTTGTAATCGTCGAGTGGATTTGTGGTTAATTCTAGATAAGTAG